The following coding sequences are from one Marinitoga litoralis window:
- a CDS encoding LysO family transporter: protein MLYLILIAFVLGFIIGMNGKLKFLKKINAVTYITVLLLFFMGYELGSDEKLIKQLSEIGYLSFLIALFAIIGSAILPTIYEKFILNKGDKK, encoded by the coding sequence AATACTTATAGCATTTGTATTAGGTTTTATTATAGGTATGAATGGGAAACTTAAATTTCTAAAAAAAATTAATGCTGTAACCTATATTACTGTTTTATTATTATTTTTTATGGGATATGAACTTGGGTCAGATGAAAAATTAATTAAACAATTATCTGAAATAGGATATTTATCATTTCTAATAGCATTGTTTGCAATTATTGGTAGTGCTATTTTACCTACTATATATGAAAAATTTATTTTAAATAAAGGTGATAAAAAATGA
- a CDS encoding lysine exporter LysO family protein, with product MILLISSVIFGIISGFFINIEIPESLITILLMMLVFSVGVDIGSEERVLYKIKSSLKVIFIQSFLVILGSLIFGGFVSFFTQLTFKEALGASAGMGWYSLSGVMISSLYSPFLGAVAFLSNVIREVLSIILIPIYSKFSENGAIGIAGAPSMDTLLGVVSKSVRKDKILLSFGQGVILSIIIPFLITIIF from the coding sequence ATGATTTTGTTAATATCTTCAGTAATATTTGGAATAATTTCAGGATTTTTTATAAATATAGAAATACCAGAAAGTTTAATTACTATTTTACTTATGATGCTTGTTTTTTCAGTTGGAGTTGATATTGGTTCTGAAGAAAGAGTATTGTATAAAATAAAAAGTAGTTTAAAAGTTATTTTTATACAATCATTTTTAGTAATTTTAGGAAGTTTGATTTTCGGTGGTTTTGTTTCTTTTTTTACTCAATTAACCTTTAAAGAAGCATTAGGAGCTTCTGCAGGAATGGGATGGTATTCTCTTTCTGGAGTAATGATAAGTTCATTGTATTCACCATTTTTAGGAGCCGTTGCTTTTTTGTCTAATGTTATTAGAGAAGTTTTAAGTATTATATTAATACCAATATATTCAAAATTTTCTGAAAATGGTGCAATAGGTATTGCAGGTGCTCCTTCAATGGATACATTGCTAGGTGTTGTATCAAAAAGTGTAAGAAAAGATAAAATTTTACTAAGTTTTGGTCAAGGTGTTATACTTTCGATAATAAT